Part of the Solwaraspora sp. WMMA2065 genome is shown below.
TTCACCCGTACCAAGCGGGCGGCCGACCGGGTCGCCGAGGACCTGGACTTCCGTGGCTTCGCGGTGGCCGCCGTGCACGGCGACCTCGGCCAGGGCGCCCGGGAACGGGCGCTGCGCGCCTTCCGTACCGGAAAGATCGACATCCTGGTGGCCACCGACGTCGCCGCCCGCGGTCTGGACGTCTCCGGCGTCACCCACGTGATCAACTACGACTGCCCGGAGGACCAGGACACCTACACCCACCGGATCGGTCGCACCGGCCGGGCCGGCGCGACCGGGGTGGCGGTGACCTTCGTCGACTGGGAGGACATCACCCGGTGGCGGATCATCGACAAGACCCTCGGGCTGGAGATGCCCGAGCCGCCGGAGACGTACCACACCTCTGAGCACCTCTACGCAGACCTGGACATCTCCCGCGACGTCTCCGGCACGCTGCCCAGCGCCGACCGTACCCGCGCCGGGCTGTCCGCCGAGGTCGAGGAGGACCTCGGCGGCCGCAGCGCCGGCCGGCGGCGGCGCGGTGACGGCGGCGGCCGCGCCGAGCGCGGAGCGCGCGGTGACAGCCGGGGCCGGCGGTCGTCGAGGTCCCGTCGCTCCGCCGCGCCGGACGACGCCGACCGGTCCACCGCCACCGCGACGACCGCCGGTGAGGACGGTCCCCCGGCCAGCCGCCGGCCGCGTCGTCGACGGCGCGGCGGTCAGGTCGTCAACGGCGGTGCCGGCACCGACTCCGGAGCTGCGTCCACCGACGGTACGGAGATCGCGGCCGCCGCCACGTCGGACGGCGGCTCGGGCGGTTCGACGCGCCGCCGCCGACGCCGCCGGGGTGGCTCCGGCGGAGCCGGCCGGGCCGAGCAAGTCGGCGGAGCCGGCCGGGCCGAGCAGGGCAGCGGCGGCGAAAACTGACTCGATCCCTCGCCGACGCCCTCGACGACGTCCGGGCGCTGCTGCTCAGCCCGCAGCTCACCCGGGCGGTCGCCGCCGGGCGTCGGCGCAACGCCGCCCCGTCGGTCGTTCGGGCCGAACTCCGGCCGGTCGCCCTGCGGGCCGGTACCCACCTGCAGATCGTCACCAACGACGGCACCCGTCCGGTGACCCGTAACCTGCCGCCGGGTGCCCCCGCCGAAGCCGCAGTCGACCAGCTGCTCGCCGAGCCGTTCGGCAACTGGCACGTCGAGACCAGCACCAGCACCCTGCAGCTGCGGGTGACCAAGAAGGGCACCGCGCAGGTGCACCGGTCGACCGCCGACCGGACCGACACCGGCCCCGGCGACCACGACCGGGCCAAGCGGTACCTGCTGGATCCGGACGACCCGCTGTTCGCCGCGATCGGCGCAAACGCTGCGAAACGCCGCCAGGTCGACGCGTTCCTGCGGGCGCTCGCCGCCACCCTGCCCGACCCGCTACCCGCCGGGCCGCTGCACGTCGTCGACCTGGGCTGCGGCAACGCCTATCTGACCTTCGCCGCCTACCGCTACCTGGTCTCCCGCGGCGGGCAGCCGGTGGTGACCGGCGTCGACGTCCGCGAGGACCAGCGGCGGCGCAACACCGCGCTGGCCGACCAGCTCGGCTGCGCCGGGCAGGTCCGGTTCGTCGCCGGCACCATCCGGCAGGCACCGGTCGAGCCGGCGCCGGACCTGGTGCTGGCGTTGCACGCCTGCGACACCGCCACCGACGAGGCGCTGGCCCGGGCCGTCGACTGGCAGGCCCGGTGGGTGCTGGCCGCGCCCTGCTGCCACCACGACATCGCCGCCCAGCTGCGCCGGCAGCCGGCACCGCAGCCGTACGGGCCGCTGGTCTCCGCCGGCATCCTGCGGGAACGGTTCGCCGACGTGCTCACCGACACGCTGCGGGCGACCCTGCTGCGGGCGTACGGCTACCGGGTGGACGTGGTCGAGTTCATCGACTCCCAGCACACGCCGCGCAACCTGCTGCTGCGGGCCCGGCGTGGCGGCGTACCGGACCGACGCGAGCAGCACCGGGCCTACCGGGCGCTGGTCGACCAGTGGGCGGTGACCCCCCGGCTGCAGACCCTGCTGCCGGCGCCGCCGGACACCGCCGGGTCCGCTGTGTCGGACGCCGCCGGGGCGACCGTGGTCAGTCGACCGTGACGGTGAACTCGGCGGTGTGCACCTCGCCGGCCACCTGGAAGTCCAGGAACATCCGGTAGTCACCGGGGCTCGGGGCGGTCAGCCAGAACTTCACCGCGCCGTCGACCAGCTCGGCCTCCGGATGCACGTGCAGATAGCCGAGGTCGCCGTCGCGCAGCGCGACCAGATGCCCGTACGCGCCGAGGTAGGGCTCCAGCGTCGGAGACTGGCCGGCCTGGCCCACCTCGAACAGCAGCGGCGTCACCACCCCGCGCTGTGCGACCCCGCGCATCCGTACGGTGAAGTCGTCCACCTCGGTGGTGTCGGCGGCGGCCGGCAGGTCGGTCGGCAGGTACTCGCCGGCCACCACGAGGTCGACGCCGAGCGTCAACGCGACCGGCGTACCGTCGGAGTCGCGCAGGGTGAAGTCGGTGTAGAGCCGCCAGATGCCGGCGGCGGCCAGCCGGACCGGGACGCTCCAGGTGCCGTCCGGTGCCATCGTCGGGTGCAGATGCTGGTACCCGGTCAGATCCCGGCGGGCGATGATCAGGTGCATCGGCTTGTCGTGCACCACGTCGAAGGCGGTGACCGGCCGCTGATCGGCGTCGACGATCTGGAAGCGCAGGTCGACCTGCTCGCCGACCGGCAGCTGCCGCCGCACCGGCACCAGGGTGTAGCCGCCGACGCTGACCGACAGGCCGGACACCTGGTCACCGCCGTCGGTGCCGTCGGTGCCGTCGTGCACATGCGGTGTGGTCCCGGGCGGGTGGGTGTGGTCGGCGGCGCCGGCCGCGTACTGGGTGCCGATGCTGGTCGGGGCGGTCACCGCCCGACCCAGGGCGAACCCGGCGAGCATCGCGAGCACGACGGCGGCGACCCCGGTCGCCAGCCGCACGGTGGACGTCCCCTGCCCCACCGGGTCTGTCGGGCCCGTCGGATCGCCGGCACCGGTCACTGTTTCTCCCACCTCGCCGACGGTAGTCGCTGCTGGCCGGCAACGCCTCGGCCGGGTCGTCGACTGGTCGTCGACTGGTTGTCGGCTGTGTCGTCAGCCGTGGCTTCCGCAACGCACCGTCGTTGTACCATCCGTGACCGTTAATAGCTTGGCAAGTAGGGCAGCCGCCCTCGTCACCGCTGTAACCGCCACGTTGCTGCCGGCTCCGGCCCAGGCGCAGGCCTCGATCGCCGAGTTGGACCGGCGGATCGACCAGGCGGCCCACCAGTTGGAGACGGTGGTCGAGCAGTACAACGAGATCCGGCTGGATCTGCGCCACAACCAGGAACGCGCTGGTGGACTCAGCGAAACGATCACCGAACTGGACCGGCAGCTCGCGTTCCGACACGACCAGGTCGGTCAACTCGCGGCCAGCAACTACCGGGTGAACGGTGCCCGACCCGTCGCCACCCTGCTGTCCACCGCGTCGGCGGAACACTTCGTCGACCAGCTGCTCATCGCCGACGTGATCAACCGCGACAACGAGCGGACGATCGCCGAGCTGCGCGACACCCGCGACCGCAGCGAAGCGGCGCGCCGGACGGCGAACGCGCTGATCGAGCAGCAGTTGCTGCAGCAGGAGCAGCTGTCCGCGACGCAGCGGCAGATCGAGTCGGACATCCGGGCGCTGACCGAGCTGCGGGACCGCCAGCAGGCGCTGCTGAGCCGGTCCGGCGCCGCCACCGCCGACCGCAGCCCGGCCGACCCACTGCCCGAGGCGGCGACCGGCAGCGCGGCCAGCGTCGTCGCCTTCGCCCACGCCCAGCTCGGCAAGCCGTACCGGTGGGGGTCGGCCGGGCCGCACTCGTACGACTGCTCCGGGCTGACCTCGGCGGCCTGGGCGACGGCCGGGGTGCAGCTGCCACACAACGCCCGCCGGCAGTTCGGCACCGTCACCCGCATCGGCCGCGCCCAGCTCCGCCCCGGTGACCTGGTCTTCTTCTACAGCAACGTGCAGCACGTCGGGATCTACATCGGGGCCGCCCAGATGATCCACGCGCCGCGGCACGGTGAAGTGGTCCGCGTCGACAAGATCGACCGGATGCCGATCAAGGGCTACGGCCGGCCGGGCTGACTCGGATCAGGCTGACCGGGCCGGGCGACCCCGTCCCGCTCGGACCGGGTCAGTTCGTGGTGGCGAGGGCGAACGGCAGCACCGCCGGGGCGCCGGAGCGCCGCAGCAGCCGGGCCACGGCGGTCAACGTCCAGCCGGTGTCGACCAGGTCGTCGACCAGCAGCACCGGGCCGGTCAGCCCGGACAGCGCCGCAGCCAGCTCCGGCGGCGCGGCGAACGCGTCGTGGACGGTACGGACCCGTTGCGCGCTGTTGCCCCGGCCCTGAGCCGACGGCGGCTCGGCCCAGGCCGGCTCGACCGAGCCGAGCAGCGGCAGCCGACCGACCTCGGCGATCCGTCGGGCGGTGCTGGCCACCAGCTCCGGGTGGGTCCGGGAGGCGACCGCCACCACCCCGACCGGTCGGGCCGGCCACGGTTGGGTGCCGCGCGCCCACTCGCGGAGCACGTCGATCACCGCACCGGCGACGTCGGCCGGCAGCACGGTGTCCGGCCGGCCGGCGGCGAGCAGGTCCCGCAGCCGGCTACCCCACCCCAGGTCGGACAGCCGCCCGACGGCCCGGCCGGGCAGTGCCTGCTCGTCGGGGCCGATCTTGCCGCGCAGCGGTACGCCGACCGCCTCCAGCCCGGTCGGCCAGAGCTTCTTCGGGGGGATCTCCACTCCGGCCCGGCCGAGGAAGGTCTCGGCGGCGCGCAGCGCGTCCGGGCTCACCTCGGACGGCAGCCACCCGCCGGCGCAGCGGTCGCAGCGCCCGCACGGCTGGGCCTGCGGGTCGTCCAGGCAGTGGCGGAGAAACTCCATCCGGCAGCCGGGTCGGCCGGCCGGCGGGGCGGTGTCGGCCGGTACCGCGTACTCCTGCATGATCTGCTGTTCGGCGGTGCGGGCCTGGGCCACCCGGTGCAGCCGGGCGGCGTCGTAGTGCCACGGCTCGCCGGTGGCGACCCAGCCGCCGCGCACCCGGCGCACCGCGCCGTCCACGTCTAGCACCTTGAGCATCAGTTCGAGCCGGGTGCGCCGCAGATCGACGATCGGCTCCAGGGCCTGGGTGGACAGCGGACGACCGGCGTTTTCGAGGGCGGCGAGCACCGAGCGCACCTGTTCCTCGCGGGGGAAGGCCAGTGACGCGAAGTACCGCCAGATCGCCTGATCCTCGGGGCCGGGCAGCAGCACCACGTCGGCGTACCGGTCACCGTCCAGGGCCCGGCCGGCCCGACCCACCTGCTGGTAGTAGGCGATCGGCGACGGCGGCGCGCCGAGGTGCACCACGAAACCGAGGTCCGGCTTGTCGAAACCCATGCCGAGCGCGGACGTCGCCACCAGGGCTTTGATCTTGTTGTCCAGCAGGTCCTGTTCGGCGGCGCGGCGTTGCGCGTCGTCGGACTGGCCGCTGTACGCGGCGACGGCGTAGCCCCGGGAGCGCAGGAACTCGGCGGTCTCGGCGGCGGCCGCGACGGTGAGCGTGTAGACGATGCCGGAGCCGGGCAGCGTTTCCAGGTGGTCGGCGAGCCAGCCGAGCCGGTGCGCGGTGCCGGGCAGGTCGAGCACGGCCAGCCGCAGCGACCGGCGGTCCAGCGGACCGCGCAGCACCAGCGTGTCGCCGAGCCTGCCGTCGGAGGCGGCGTGGTCGTCGTCGGACCGGCTGTCTGCGGTGTCGCCGAGCTGTTCGGCGACGTCGTCGGTGACCCGGGTGTTGGCGGTCGCGGTGGTGGCCAGCACCGGCGTGCCGGGGCGCAGCTCGCGCAGGAAGGTCCGGATCCGCCGGTAGTCGGGGCGGAAGTCGTGCCCCCAGTCCGACACGCAGTGCGCCTCGTCGATGACCAGCAGGCCGGTGGTAGCGGCCAGGCTGGGCAGCACGTTGTCCCGAAAGTCCGGGTTGTTCAGCCGCTCCGGACTGATCAGCAGTACGTCGACGGCGCCGGCCCGGATCTCCGCGCTGACGGTGTCCCACTCGTCGAGGTTGGCGGAGTTGATCGTGCGGGCCTGGATCCCGGCCCGTTCGGCGGCGGCGACCTGGTTGCGCATCAACGCCAGCAGCGGCGAGACGATCACCGTCGGCCCGGCCGGTGCGGTCGGCACCGACCCGGTCGGGGTGGCCGGGTCGGTGCCGGACGAACCGGTGCCGGCGCGCAGCAACGCGGTGGCGATGAAGTAGACCGCCGACTTGCCCCACCCGGTGCGCTGTACGCAGAGCACCCGCCGCCGGTCGACGACCAGCGCCTCGATGGCCCGCCACTGGTCGTCGCGCAACGTCGCGCCCGGCCCGGCCAGCCTGTGCAGCGTCTGCTCGGCGCGGTCGCGCAACTCGGCCCGGTCCACGGTCATGTCGTGGACCGTAGCAAGGACCGTTCAGCGGGTGGCGACGCGGACCGCCACGGCGGTGTCCGGATGGTCGGCGAACAGTCCGTCCAGCCCGAGTCCGTAGAACAGTTCGTACTCTGCGGTGATGTCGCCCCGGGCAGCCGGGTCGGCACCGATGCGGTGGTCGGCCGGCAGGAACTGGTTCTCCGCCCGGAACGTCCAGGCGTGCACCGCCAGCCGGGCCCGGTGGGCGTCGCGGATCAGCGAGGTCGGGGCCAGCAGCGCGCCGTCGGCGTCGCGCGGCACGATCAGGTCCTTGGTGGGCCCGATGGCGTCGGCGTACCGGCTGATCCAGGCGAGCCCGTCCGGGGTGGCCAGGTCGGCGTAGCCGCGCGGGTCACCGGCCACGACGAAGTCGTACGGCCGGCCGCTGCCGCCGAGCAACTGCACCAGCCGCACGTTGGTCATCCGGCTCAGCTTGCGCAGGTTGGCGGTCTCGAAGGACTGGATGAACACCGCATCGGTACGCCGGGTCAGCTTGTTGCGTCGCAGAGTGTCGACCAGTGGCTCCTCCAGCGGCAGCCCGATCGACTGGAAGTAGGTGGGGTGCTTGGTCTCCGGGTAGATGCCGATGGTCCGGCCCAGTCGCCGGCCCTCCGACCGGGCCAGGTCGATGACCTCCTGCAGGGTCGGCACCGTGAACTCACCGTCGAACGCCGTGTTGGTCGGCCGGACCTGCGGCAGTCGCTCCACGGCCCGCAGGGTACGCAGCTCGGCCAGGGTGAAGTCCTCGGTGAACCACCCGGTGACGGAGCGCCCGTCGATGGTCTTGGTTGCCCGCCGATCGGCGAACTCGGCGCGGTCGGCGACGTCGGTGGTGCCCGAGATCTCGTTCTCGTGCCGGGCGACCAGCACCCCGTCGGCGGTCGACACCAGGTCGGGTTCGATGTAGTCGGCGCCTTGACGGATCGCCAGCCGGTACGCCTCCAGGGTGTGTTCCGGCCGGTAGCCGCTGGCCCCGCGGTGTGCGATGACCAGTGGTTTCGGCTCGGCCTGCGGCGGCTTGCCGCGGGCCGCCGGGTCGGTCGCGGTGGCGGCGGACGGGATCGCCATGGTGGCCAGCAGGGTGCCGGCAAGCAGCATGATCGGCAGAGTACGCGACAACGTCATCTCCTCACAGGGGTGTCGCAGGGCGTCGTCGGCGTCAGTGAAGACGCCCCGGGCGACGGGCGGGAGACCGGTGGGCGACGGGCGGTCGGTGACCGGCTGACCACTACATGAATGCCGATCAATCTCTGATATTTTCGGCTTTTGCAGTGGTATGACATCTTTGATGCGCCGGCCGCTGCGAAACCCCGCCCGGATCGTGCCGATCGCGTTCCTCGGGGCGATCGCCGTGGGCACCGTACTGATGATGGTGCCGGCCAGCCGCCAGGGACCCGACGCGGCGCCCTTCGTCACAGCCCTGTTCACCGCCACCTCGGCGGTCTGCGTGACCGGGCTGGCCGTCACCGACACCCCGGCCTACTGGTCACCGCTCGGCCTGGTGCTGATCACCCTGCTCACCCAGCTCGGCGGCTTCGGGATCATGTCGCTGGCCACCCTGCTCGGCCTGCTGGTGTCCCGCCGGCTGGGGCTGCGCAGCCGACTCACGGCGCAGGCCGAGACCAACAGCCTCGCGCTGTCCGACATCCGGCGGGTGCTGCTGCGGATCGCGGCGACGATGCTCGGCGCCGAAACAGCGATCGCCCTCGTCCTGGCCGCCCGGCTGTGGCTGCACTACGACTACCCGCCGCCCCGGGCCCTGTGGTACGGGCTGTTCCACGCCGTCCAGGCGTTCAACAACGGCGGCTTCGCCCTCTACTCCGACGGGCTGGTCCAGTTCGTCGGCGACTGGTGGATCTGCCTGCCGCTGATCGTCGGCGTGGTGGTCGGCGGGCTCGGCTTCCCGGCCCTGTTCGAGCTGGCCCGCGAGCGCAGCCGGCCGCGGCGCTGGTCGGTGCACACCCGGCTGACCGTGTGGGGCACGTTGGCGCTGATCGGCATCGGCTTCGTCAGCATGCTCACCTTCGAGTGGGCCAACCCGCGTACCCTGGGCCCGCTCGACCTGCCGGAGAAGCTGTTGGCCGCGCTGTTCCAGGACGTGATGACCCGGTCCGGCGGGTTCAACACGGTCGACCTGGGAGAGCTCAACCCGGAGACGACGGCGGCCTCCATCGGAATGATGTTCATCGGCGGTGGCAGCGCCAGCACCGCCGGCGGGATCAAGGTGACCACCTTCTTCCTGCTCGCCTTCGTCATCTGGTCGGAGCTGCGCGGCGAGCACGACGTGGTGATCGGCCGACGCCGGATCGCGGCGGCCAGCCAGCGTCAGGCGCTGACCGTCGCGCTGATCGGCGTGGCGTTGGTCGGGGCCGGCACCCTGGCCCTGATCAGCCTGACCGACGACATCGGCGGTGAACAGGCGCTGTACGAGGTGACGTCGGCGTTCGGCACGACCGGGCTGTCCACCGGGATCACCGGCGACCTGCCCGACCCTGCTCAGGTGCTGCTCGTCGTGCTGATGTTCGTCGGCCGGATCGGCAGCGTCACGTTGGGCTCGGCGATCGCGTTGAACACCCGGCGGCGACGGTTCCACTACCCGGAGGAGCGACCCATCGTTGGCTGACCGTACCGGCACCAGGTCCACCCGGACCGTGGTCATCATCGGGCTCGGCCGGTTCGGCGGCCAGGTCGCCGACTCGATGCTGCGGATGGGTTTCGACGTGCTCGGCGTCGATTCCAATCCGGCGGTGGTCCAGCGGTGGGCAGACCGGCTCACCTACGTGGTGCAGGCCGACTCGACCGACACCGAGGCGCTGCGTCAGCTGGGTCTGCGGGACTTCCAGCGGGTGGTGGTCGGCATCGGCTCGGATGTCGAGGCCAGCGTGTTGACCGTGCTCAGCCTCGCCGAGATCGGCGTCACCGAGGTCTGGGCCAAGGCGGTCTCCGGCAAGCACGGCAAGATCCTGCGTTCCGTCGGCGCCCGGCACGTCATCTACCCGGAGGCCGCGATGGGCGACCGGGTGGCGCACCTGATCACCAGCAAGATGCTCGATTTCATCGAGTTCGACGACGGCTTCTCGATCGCCGAGACCCGGCTGCCGAGTGGTACGGCGGGCCGGCGGCTCGGTGAGACCGACATCCGGTCGCGGTACGGAGTGACCGTGATCGGGGTGAAGATGCCGGGGGAACGGTTCACCTACGCCGACCGGGAGACCGAACTTCGTGACGGCGCCCTGCTGATCGTCTCCGGCACCACCGAACAGGTTCAGCGGTTCGCCGCCGCCACCTGACCCGTACCCGCACCGGAGCCGTACCGCCGACGGGGTGCTACCGGACCGGGGACGTGTCGGTGGCAGGCTGACCGGTCGCCGTTTCCAACAGTTCGGTCGTCGCGCCCGCCGCCTGTCCGGCGACCGCCGCGACGGACACGTCGCAGATCAGCTCGTCGAGGTGGAACTCCAGCGGCAGCGTGTTGACCCCGTCGTAGTCACCCGCCAGCTGGAGCTGTGCGGTCGCCCCCGGGGCCAGGGTGGTGGCGTCGGCCGCAGGCCGCAGCCGTACGTCGCCGCCCTGCTGTTCCCACTGCCCGCCCCGCACCGCGGTGAGCCGTTGGGTGCCGGGGAAGGCGAAGCGCAGAGACCAGTCGGTCAGCTCGGCGGAACCGGTGTTGGTGACGGTGGCCGCAGCGACAAACTCCCGTCCGGAGTCGCCGCGCACCGTGTATTCGACCCGGCAGGGCGCCGAGGACTGGGCGGCGAGCCCGAAGTCCGGCGGCGCGGCCACCGCCTCGCGGAACCGGTCGGTGGCGGGTGTGGCACCGGCTCCGGCCCAGACCAGGGCGCTGAGCATCATCAGGCCGACCCCGATCACCACGGCTTCCGCGCGGCGCTGCACCCATGAGGTCCGCAGCCGGCGACGCCGGCCGATGCCGGTCGGGACCGGCAGATCCAGCCCGGTGACCTCGAGCCCGCAGGTGACATCGACGCCGACCGGGGGCGGGCCGTCGTCGGCGGCAGTGTCGGTGTCGGAGCCCGGCCGGTTCGGCAGCGGCGCGACCATCGACGGCGACAGCCCGGCGGCGACCCCGACGGCGGCGGCCAGCGTCTTCGCCACCTCCTCGCTGGTCGGCCGGTCCGCCGGGCACTTGGCCAGGCACCGCAGGGTGAGGTCGACCACCTCCGCCGGCAGTCCGGCGACCGGTGGCATCGGGTCGGGCACGGTGTGCAGGTGTGCCCGCAGCATCTGGGTGACGCTCGCGGCCTGCCAGGGCAGCCGGCCGGTGAGTGAGCGGTAGAGCAGCAGGCCGACGGCGTACACGTCGGTGGCCGGTGAGACCTGGCCGCCGTTGAGGCGCTCCGGCGCCAGGTACGCCGGGGTGCCGAGCAGGTTGCCGTCCGGGCCGACGTCGCTTTCGCCGGCCAACGCGGAGATGCCGAAGTCGACGACCTTTGCTCCCGTGCTGGTCAGCATGACGTTGGCCGGGGTGACATCGCGGTGGACGACGCCGGTGGCGTGCGCGGCGGCCAGCGCCGAGGCGACCTCGGCGCAGGCCACCACCGCGTCCCGCCAGGACAGAATGTGTTCCCGACGCAGCCGGGCGGCCAGCGACTCGCCGTCCACCAGTTCCATCACCACGTACGGCAGGGTGGCTGCGTCCCGGACGGCTTCGCCGTAGTCGTAGACGTTGGTGATGTGCGGGTGGCACAGCCGGGCGGCGGCCTGCGCCTCCACCCGGATCCGGTGGCGGAACACCTGGTCCGGGGCGTACTGCGGAGCGAGGACCTTGATCGCGACCTGCCGGTCGAGGATCTCGTCGTAACCACGCCAGACCACCGACGTCCCGCCGGTGCCGAGCCGTTCGATCAGCCGGTACCGGTCACCGAGCAGTTGCCCGCAGTCGTTCGCCACCCCACCCATGACTCCCGAGTTGCCCGATCTGGCCCGAGCTACACCTGCGGAACCGCATCAGGGGGCGACGAGCAGCTGGTCGACCGGGGCATAGTCGTCGGTGAGCGGCTGCGCACCGGCCACGAAATCGGTCAGCTCGTCCCCGGCGAGCAGATCGAACTCGGCACCGACCGAAGCGGTCAACCGGGCCCGTACCTCGTCCAACGGCAGTGGCCGGTCGGCGGCGAGGATGACGAAGTTGCTGCCGCTGAGCCGGGTCGCCGCCCCCGGCCGGGTGATCAGCGCCACCTCGGGGAACTCGGCCGCGACGGTGGCCACCTCGGCCTGGATGAACCGCAGCGGCGGGTAGTCGATCACGTTCTGCAGGTAGCTGCCGCCTGGTCGGACCACCCGGCGGATCTCGGCGGCCATCTCCCGGGTGGCCAGGTGCCAGGGCACCACCAGGTGCCCGAACGCGTCCCCGACGACCACGTCGACGCTGTCCGTGGGCAGGTCGGTGACCAGGATCCGGGCGTCGCCGACCACCACGGCCAGGTCGGGACCCGGCTGCACGTCGAGCTCCCGCACGCCCAGGTCGACCAGTCCACCGTCGATCTCGTAGACGGTGTTGCGGGTGCCCGGCCGGGTGGCGCTGAGGTACCGGGGCATGGTGAAGCCGCCGCCGCCGAGGTGCAGCGCGTCGAGCGGTTCCCCGGGTGGGGCGGTCACGTCGAGGGCGGCACCGATCCACCTGGTGTAGGCGAACTCCAGGTGGGTGGGGTCGTCGAGGTCCACGTACGAGTGGCGGGCCGAGTTGAGCAGCAGCAGCCGGCCGGAGCCGCGGTCCGGATCGGCCTGCACGGTGGCGCAGTGGTACTCGGTCTCCACATCGCACGGGTCGGGTGCGGCAAC
Proteins encoded:
- a CDS encoding glycerophosphodiester phosphodiesterase yields the protein MSRTLPIMLLAGTLLATMAIPSAATATDPAARGKPPQAEPKPLVIAHRGASGYRPEHTLEAYRLAIRQGADYIEPDLVSTADGVLVARHENEISGTTDVADRAEFADRRATKTIDGRSVTGWFTEDFTLAELRTLRAVERLPQVRPTNTAFDGEFTVPTLQEVIDLARSEGRRLGRTIGIYPETKHPTYFQSIGLPLEEPLVDTLRRNKLTRRTDAVFIQSFETANLRKLSRMTNVRLVQLLGGSGRPYDFVVAGDPRGYADLATPDGLAWISRYADAIGPTKDLIVPRDADGALLAPTSLIRDAHRARLAVHAWTFRAENQFLPADHRIGADPAARGDITAEYELFYGLGLDGLFADHPDTAVAVRVATR
- a CDS encoding TrkA family potassium uptake protein; its protein translation is MADRTGTRSTRTVVIIGLGRFGGQVADSMLRMGFDVLGVDSNPAVVQRWADRLTYVVQADSTDTEALRQLGLRDFQRVVVGIGSDVEASVLTVLSLAEIGVTEVWAKAVSGKHGKILRSVGARHVIYPEAAMGDRVAHLITSKMLDFIEFDDGFSIAETRLPSGTAGRRLGETDIRSRYGVTVIGVKMPGERFTYADRETELRDGALLIVSGTTEQVQRFAAAT
- a CDS encoding NlpC/P60 family protein gives rise to the protein MASRAAALVTAVTATLLPAPAQAQASIAELDRRIDQAAHQLETVVEQYNEIRLDLRHNQERAGGLSETITELDRQLAFRHDQVGQLAASNYRVNGARPVATLLSTASAEHFVDQLLIADVINRDNERTIAELRDTRDRSEAARRTANALIEQQLLQQEQLSATQRQIESDIRALTELRDRQQALLSRSGAATADRSPADPLPEAATGSAASVVAFAHAQLGKPYRWGSAGPHSYDCSGLTSAAWATAGVQLPHNARRQFGTVTRIGRAQLRPGDLVFFYSNVQHVGIYIGAAQMIHAPRHGEVVRVDKIDRMPIKGYGRPG
- a CDS encoding SAM-dependent methyltransferase is translated as MTRSLADALDDVRALLLSPQLTRAVAAGRRRNAAPSVVRAELRPVALRAGTHLQIVTNDGTRPVTRNLPPGAPAEAAVDQLLAEPFGNWHVETSTSTLQLRVTKKGTAQVHRSTADRTDTGPGDHDRAKRYLLDPDDPLFAAIGANAAKRRQVDAFLRALAATLPDPLPAGPLHVVDLGCGNAYLTFAAYRYLVSRGGQPVVTGVDVREDQRRRNTALADQLGCAGQVRFVAGTIRQAPVEPAPDLVLALHACDTATDEALARAVDWQARWVLAAPCCHHDIAAQLRRQPAPQPYGPLVSAGILRERFADVLTDTLRATLLRAYGYRVDVVEFIDSQHTPRNLLLRARRGGVPDRREQHRAYRALVDQWAVTPRLQTLLPAPPDTAGSAVSDAAGATVVSRP
- a CDS encoding DEAD/DEAH box helicase; translation: MTDIFDHNAGDEPAKRPPARPDSPTFADLGARPETVTALAQVGIVHAFAIQEYALPIALRGSDLIGQAPTGTGKTLGFGVPLIDRVLAPTEGGDGVPQALVVVPTRELGLQVAKDLAAAGSTRGVRVLPIYGGVAYEPQIETLRSGVEILVGTPGRLMDLAKQKKLRLDRIRALVLDEADRMLDLGFLDDVERILAMLPEDRQTMLFSATMPDPIVALSRRFLRHPVTIHAGHTTEAGVPPLTRQVVYRTHPMNKIEIVARILQAEERGLTMIFTRTKRAADRVAEDLDFRGFAVAAVHGDLGQGARERALRAFRTGKIDILVATDVAARGLDVSGVTHVINYDCPEDQDTYTHRIGRTGRAGATGVAVTFVDWEDITRWRIIDKTLGLEMPEPPETYHTSEHLYADLDISRDVSGTLPSADRTRAGLSAEVEEDLGGRSAGRRRRGDGGGRAERGARGDSRGRRSSRSRRSAAPDDADRSTATATTAGEDGPPASRRPRRRRRGGQVVNGGAGTDSGAASTDGTEIAAAATSDGGSGGSTRRRRRRRGGSGGAGRAEQVGGAGRAEQGSGGEN
- a CDS encoding potassium transporter TrkG, giving the protein MRRPLRNPARIVPIAFLGAIAVGTVLMMVPASRQGPDAAPFVTALFTATSAVCVTGLAVTDTPAYWSPLGLVLITLLTQLGGFGIMSLATLLGLLVSRRLGLRSRLTAQAETNSLALSDIRRVLLRIAATMLGAETAIALVLAARLWLHYDYPPPRALWYGLFHAVQAFNNGGFALYSDGLVQFVGDWWICLPLIVGVVVGGLGFPALFELARERSRPRRWSVHTRLTVWGTLALIGIGFVSMLTFEWANPRTLGPLDLPEKLLAALFQDVMTRSGGFNTVDLGELNPETTAASIGMMFIGGGSASTAGGIKVTTFFLLAFVIWSELRGEHDVVIGRRRIAAASQRQALTVALIGVALVGAGTLALISLTDDIGGEQALYEVTSAFGTTGLSTGITGDLPDPAQVLLVVLMFVGRIGSVTLGSAIALNTRRRRFHYPEERPIVG
- a CDS encoding DEAD/DEAH box helicase; translated protein: MTVDRAELRDRAEQTLHRLAGPGATLRDDQWRAIEALVVDRRRVLCVQRTGWGKSAVYFIATALLRAGTGSSGTDPATPTGSVPTAPAGPTVIVSPLLALMRNQVAAAERAGIQARTINSANLDEWDTVSAEIRAGAVDVLLISPERLNNPDFRDNVLPSLAATTGLLVIDEAHCVSDWGHDFRPDYRRIRTFLRELRPGTPVLATTATANTRVTDDVAEQLGDTADSRSDDDHAASDGRLGDTLVLRGPLDRRSLRLAVLDLPGTAHRLGWLADHLETLPGSGIVYTLTVAAAAETAEFLRSRGYAVAAYSGQSDDAQRRAAEQDLLDNKIKALVATSALGMGFDKPDLGFVVHLGAPPSPIAYYQQVGRAGRALDGDRYADVVLLPGPEDQAIWRYFASLAFPREEQVRSVLAALENAGRPLSTQALEPIVDLRRTRLELMLKVLDVDGAVRRVRGGWVATGEPWHYDAARLHRVAQARTAEQQIMQEYAVPADTAPPAGRPGCRMEFLRHCLDDPQAQPCGRCDRCAGGWLPSEVSPDALRAAETFLGRAGVEIPPKKLWPTGLEAVGVPLRGKIGPDEQALPGRAVGRLSDLGWGSRLRDLLAAGRPDTVLPADVAGAVIDVLREWARGTQPWPARPVGVVAVASRTHPELVASTARRIAEVGRLPLLGSVEPAWAEPPSAQGRGNSAQRVRTVHDAFAAPPELAAALSGLTGPVLLVDDLVDTGWTLTAVARLLRRSGAPAVLPFALATTN